A single Candidatus Omnitrophota bacterium DNA region contains:
- a CDS encoding glycosyltransferase family 9 protein, giving the protein MENLKNILVVRTDRMGDVVLTTPALRALRKAYPRARLSILVAPSTRELVQGHPDVDEVLLDDRKGRHAGLFGFWKLACELRSRKFDAAIIYHTKKRTNSLCFFAGIPLRTGFRNKKFGFLLTMPLADARHLGLKHEAQYCLDVLQGLGIPGGELSTFIPVQPESEKWADDFFRQEGLDPQKTVALHPGSSDATRQWPVARFAELLDILGEKYGTAAIIIGADNVRPLAEQMRARVRSRTVDLSGRTTVGQMAGVLKRSRVLVSNDSGPVHVADALGTPVISIFTRNQPGINPERWKPLGPKSGIVVTPFLGQKSFGKKDAVESAYLDLVPVSEVLEAVDGIFKLC; this is encoded by the coding sequence ATGGAAAATTTGAAAAACATTCTGGTTGTCCGCACTGACCGCATGGGAGACGTTGTCCTGACGACTCCGGCCTTGCGCGCCCTGCGGAAAGCTTATCCGCGGGCAAGATTGTCCATCCTGGTTGCCCCGTCCACAAGGGAGCTGGTGCAAGGGCATCCGGATGTGGACGAGGTCCTGCTGGACGACCGGAAGGGGCGGCATGCCGGTCTCTTCGGGTTTTGGAAGCTTGCCTGTGAACTGCGAAGCCGGAAATTTGACGCGGCGATCATCTATCACACGAAGAAGCGCACGAACAGCCTGTGTTTTTTCGCCGGAATTCCTCTGAGGACCGGGTTCCGCAACAAAAAGTTCGGCTTTCTTCTGACGATGCCTTTGGCCGACGCCCGGCACCTGGGTTTGAAACATGAGGCGCAGTATTGTCTGGATGTCCTCCAGGGGCTCGGCATTCCCGGCGGAGAACTTTCGACGTTCATCCCGGTCCAGCCGGAATCGGAAAAATGGGCGGATGATTTTTTCCGGCAGGAAGGCCTGGATCCGCAAAAAACAGTGGCTCTTCACCCCGGATCGAGCGACGCGACCCGGCAATGGCCCGTGGCGCGTTTTGCCGAGTTGCTGGACATCCTCGGGGAAAAATACGGGACCGCGGCTATCATCATCGGCGCGGACAACGTCAGGCCGCTGGCCGAGCAGATGCGCGCCCGCGTGCGGTCAAGAACCGTGGACTTGTCCGGCCGGACAACGGTCGGGCAGATGGCCGGGGTCTTGAAGAGGTCCCGGGTCCTGGTCTCGAATGATTCCGGCCCGGTCCATGTGGCGGACGCGCTAGGAACGCCGGTCATATCGATTTTCACCCGAAATCAGCCGGGCATCAACCCGGAGCGCTGGAAGCCCCTGGGCCCGAAATCCGGAATCGTTGTGACGCCGTTCCTGGGGCAGAAATCCTTCGGCAAGAAGGATGCGGTCGAATCCGCGTATTTGGATCTTGTTCCTGTCTCGGAAGTTCTGGAAGCTGTTGACGGGATTTTTAAACTATGTTAG
- a CDS encoding glycosyltransferase family 4 protein, translated as MNILLTTTHVNTGGITSYLLTLSRGLVLKGHGVWLASSGGNQEADFAACGVRCLTENIRTKSELNPKIYLTAGKLRLVVREQNISVVHAHTRVTQVMAACLKKMTGTPFVSTCHGFFKPRLFRRLFPLWGDRVIAISPQVREHLAKDFRVAQDRIALVPNGIDVDSFVLPEGRRREARAAWGLQDNQVIGIIARLSDVKGHDVLIKAMPAVLKKVPAAVLMIVGVGREEEVLRSRVKALGLEQKVRFHPSVNRTREFLTGFDVFVMPSLQEGLGLSVMEAQAAGLAVVASRVGGLPSLIEDGRTGRLVPPGDEAALAEAIAGLLQDPARAAAFGSAAREFIRKNFSAEQMVEKTLDVYRSVDG; from the coding sequence ATGAACATTCTGCTGACGACAACCCACGTGAACACCGGCGGGATCACCAGTTATCTTTTGACCCTGTCGCGGGGACTGGTCCTCAAGGGGCACGGGGTGTGGCTGGCGTCTTCCGGCGGCAACCAGGAAGCCGATTTCGCGGCGTGCGGCGTGCGGTGCCTGACCGAAAACATCCGTACGAAGTCGGAGTTGAACCCGAAGATATATCTCACCGCAGGGAAATTGCGGCTGGTGGTCCGTGAGCAGAACATCAGCGTGGTCCACGCGCACACGCGCGTGACCCAGGTCATGGCGGCCTGCCTGAAGAAAATGACGGGGACGCCGTTTGTTTCGACCTGTCACGGATTTTTCAAGCCACGGCTGTTCCGCCGGCTGTTTCCCCTCTGGGGAGACCGCGTGATCGCGATCAGCCCGCAGGTCCGGGAGCATCTGGCTAAGGATTTCCGTGTCGCGCAGGACCGGATCGCGCTCGTCCCCAACGGCATCGACGTGGATTCGTTCGTCCTTCCGGAAGGGCGGAGGAGGGAGGCGAGGGCGGCGTGGGGCCTGCAGGACAATCAAGTGATCGGCATCATCGCCCGCCTGTCGGATGTCAAAGGCCATGACGTTCTTATCAAGGCCATGCCCGCGGTCTTGAAAAAAGTCCCGGCCGCCGTGCTGATGATCGTCGGCGTCGGCCGCGAGGAGGAGGTCCTGAGGAGCCGGGTCAAGGCCCTGGGTCTTGAGCAGAAGGTCCGTTTCCATCCCTCGGTCAACCGGACCCGGGAGTTTCTAACCGGATTCGACGTTTTTGTCATGCCGTCCCTGCAGGAAGGGCTGGGGCTTTCGGTCATGGAAGCCCAGGCCGCGGGGCTGGCGGTGGTCGCGTCCCGCGTCGGAGGATTGCCGAGCCTCATCGAAGACGGCAGGACCGGTCGGCTTGTCCCTCCGGGAGACGAGGCCGCGCTGGCGGAGGCGATAGCCGGGCTTTTGCAGGACCCGGCCCGGGCCGCCGCGTTCGGGAGCGCGGCCCGCGAGTTTATCCGGAAAAACTTCTCCGCTGAGCAGATGGTGGAGAAGACCCTGGATGTTTACAGGTCCGTCGACGGGTAG
- a CDS encoding glycosyltransferase family 9 protein: protein MSFHPENIKKILMVSLTNIGDIILTFPVLDILLRDFPEARLSMIVGPKGEFLLKGHPRLHKLYIYNKHQPGLVTLKWMGELRRERFDLAVDLRNSAIPFLAGARYRTSLLLARDKTEHMLRQHLRRLMSVYPFESESKDRLALHIPDGERKPVDEILRAEAPAGRPLAVLSPGAADHKKRWREEGFAAVARALERDHGMTVVFVGDGNDRETVQGIRQMLKGRTVDLSGRISLLQLGYLFSLCRMAVVNDSAPLHMASYLGVPVVALFGPTDPARYGPWGRVHEVVRSGGEDVRLIPDQAVLDAIARVNGRMA from the coding sequence ATGTCTTTTCATCCGGAGAATATCAAAAAAATCCTCATGGTCTCCCTGACCAACATCGGGGACATCATCCTGACTTTTCCCGTGCTGGATATTCTCCTGCGGGATTTCCCGGAGGCCCGGCTGTCGATGATCGTCGGCCCGAAAGGGGAGTTCCTTTTGAAGGGCCACCCCCGCCTGCACAAGCTGTACATTTATAACAAACACCAGCCCGGCCTTGTCACGCTGAAATGGATGGGCGAACTGCGGCGGGAGCGTTTTGACCTGGCCGTGGATCTGCGTAATTCGGCGATCCCCTTCCTTGCCGGCGCCCGGTACCGGACGTCGCTGTTGCTGGCGCGGGACAAAACCGAACATATGCTGCGCCAGCATCTCCGCCGGTTGATGTCGGTTTATCCTTTTGAGTCGGAAAGCAAGGACCGGCTGGCCCTGCATATTCCGGACGGGGAGAGGAAGCCTGTCGATGAAATCCTGCGCGCGGAAGCGCCGGCCGGAAGGCCGTTGGCTGTTCTCAGTCCCGGCGCCGCCGATCACAAGAAACGCTGGAGGGAAGAAGGGTTCGCGGCCGTGGCCCGGGCGCTGGAGCGCGATCACGGGATGACGGTTGTCTTTGTGGGGGACGGGAACGACCGGGAGACAGTGCAAGGCATCCGGCAGATGCTTAAGGGCAGGACCGTGGATTTGAGCGGCCGGATCTCTCTGCTTCAGCTTGGGTATTTGTTCAGTCTCTGCCGGATGGCGGTTGTCAATGACAGCGCTCCCTTGCACATGGCCAGTTACCTGGGCGTGCCGGTGGTGGCCCTGTTCGGCCCGACGGACCCCGCCCGTTACGGGCCCTGGGGCCGGGTGCACGAGGTGGTCCGCTCCGGCGGGGAGGATGTCCGCCTGATCCCGGACCAGGCGGTTTTGGACGCTATCGCGAGAGTGAACGGCCGAATGGCCTGA
- the waaF gene encoding lipopolysaccharide heptosyltransferase II gives MAGTYKNILVSSVNWLGDVIFSTPVFRNIKQNCPGARVSCLAVPRVAEILECCPDVDEILVYEEKGRHRGLLGKGSIIRELRRRKFDAAFFLRPSLSRATLAWAAGIPARIGTARKGRWFLTSSVEPLPEDRHRSDQYLGLLEGIGWTVPDRTCRLAVPAPAGKSVRSLLSSKGIEDTDRIAVFHVGGNWDLKRWPRENFVPVAEGLQARSLRVVISGGKGDAPDAEWISGRSGRRPVVLAGQTDLKQLLALMDRASVVISADSGPLHLASAAGTPVVGIFGPTRPEVTGPRGAGRCEPLINDVGCNRAPCYYLECPDNVCMKSVKPDDVLQAAFRCLDGRRPV, from the coding sequence ATGGCAGGCACTTATAAAAATATTTTGGTCTCCAGCGTCAATTGGCTCGGGGACGTGATTTTTTCAACGCCGGTTTTCCGGAACATCAAACAGAATTGTCCCGGCGCCCGGGTCTCGTGTCTCGCTGTCCCGCGTGTCGCGGAAATCCTTGAGTGCTGTCCGGACGTGGATGAGATCCTTGTTTATGAAGAGAAAGGCCGGCACAGGGGACTGTTGGGGAAGGGGAGCATTATCCGCGAACTGCGCCGCCGGAAATTCGACGCGGCGTTTTTTCTGCGTCCGTCCCTGAGCCGCGCCACATTGGCGTGGGCCGCGGGGATCCCGGCGAGGATCGGCACCGCGCGGAAGGGCCGATGGTTTTTGACGTCTTCCGTCGAGCCTCTGCCGGAGGACCGGCACCGGAGCGATCAGTATCTGGGGCTTCTGGAAGGGATCGGATGGACGGTACCGGACCGGACCTGCCGGCTGGCTGTCCCGGCTCCAGCGGGAAAGTCGGTCCGATCTCTCCTATCTTCGAAAGGCATTGAGGACACGGACAGGATCGCGGTCTTTCACGTCGGCGGGAACTGGGACCTCAAGCGCTGGCCCAGAGAGAATTTTGTCCCGGTTGCGGAGGGCCTGCAGGCGCGGTCGCTCCGGGTGGTGATCTCGGGTGGAAAGGGAGACGCGCCTGACGCCGAATGGATTTCCGGGAGATCCGGCCGCCGGCCTGTGGTCCTCGCCGGACAGACGGACTTGAAACAGCTTTTGGCCCTGATGGACCGGGCTTCTGTGGTGATCTCCGCCGATTCCGGGCCTTTGCACCTGGCGTCGGCCGCCGGGACTCCGGTGGTCGGGATTTTCGGCCCCACGCGGCCGGAAGTGACCGGGCCGAGGGGGGCAGGGCGTTGCGAACCGCTGATCAATGACGTGGGTTGCAACCGCGCGCCGTGTTATTACCTGGAATGCCCCGACAATGTCTGCATGAAATCTGTCAAACCCGATGATGTGCTGCAGGCCGCGTTCCGATGTCTGGACGGCAGGCGGCCTGTCTGA